A stretch of Triticum aestivum cultivar Chinese Spring chromosome 1D, IWGSC CS RefSeq v2.1, whole genome shotgun sequence DNA encodes these proteins:
- the LOC123182339 gene encoding laccase-1, translating to MNRLRAAAQREQHGLHLPGPCLPLPPSLLLHLLHGLPPGHRPSSLDRDDLDPDPAAATTEALAKVDLSDDPDATATATAKSAAPASPVRQPEAAAATWVIAINKEFPGPVVNVTTNYNVAVNVLNSLDEPLLITWDGIQQRKNCWQDGVLGTNCPIPPGWNWTYNFQVMDDACKSLDYPEDQTCAFSSVSSDISAAMLFYLYSVWSGLWFLDGLGYPIYLSFIS from the exons ATGAACCGTCTGCGGGCGGCAGCGCAGCGGGAGCAGCACGGGCTTCACCTCCCCGGGCCATGTCTCCCCCTTCCACCAtcgctcctcctccacctccttcacGGCCTCCCTCCCGGGCACCGCCCGAGCAGCCTCGACAGGGACGACCTGGATCCGGACCCGGCCGCGGCCACCACGGAGGCTCTCGCCAAGGTCGACCTCTCCGACGATCCggacgccaccgccaccgccaccgccaagtCCGCGGCTCCAGCAAGCCCCGTCAGGCAGCCAGAGGCGGCGGCTGCGACGTGG GTGATCGCAATCAACAAGGAGTTCCCGGGCCCCGTCGTCAACGTCACCACAAACTACAATGTCGCCGTCAACGTCCTCAACAGCCTCGACGAGCCGCTCCTCATCACCTG GGACGGCATCCAGCAGCGGAAGAACTGCTGGCAGGACGGCGTGCTGGGCACCAACTGCCCCATCCCGCCCGGATGGAACTGGACCTACAACTTCCAGGTCATGGACGACGCGTGCAAGTCGCTCGACTATCCAGAAGACCAGACCTGTGCTTTCAGTTCAGTTTCGTCAGATATATCTGCTGCCATGCTCTTCTATTTGTATTCAGTTTGGTCAGGCTTGTGGTTCCTGGACGGCCTTGGCTATCCTATCTATCTCAGCTTCATCAGTTAG